CCCGCCGACCGCGACCCGTCCCGATCGCAGCGACCCAGATCACATTCGAAGTCCATGGTACCTTCATCGGCATCACCCGAAAACGGGCTTCACCGGACATTACGGCCGGCACACAAACCAGGTGGCCCCTCGGGCCCCACTTGCCGACGTCGAGCATGCGGTTACCTTTTGCCCGGATTCTCTCGCAGCGGACCGAGGTTCCACGAACCAGTTTCAGCCGCCAGAGGCGACCACATGAGCTCCATACTTCGGGCGGACAGGGTGCGCGTCGAATTCGGTCGGCTTGTCGCTCTGGCTGACCTGTCTTTTGAACTCGAAGGCGGACAGCTCCTTGGGCTGATCGGCCCCAATGGGGCGGGCAAAACCACCCTCCTGCGGGTCATCGCCGGGCTGCAGGTGCCCACTCGCGGCATGGCCTATGTCCTGGAGCATCCTGTGCTCGGCGAACACGAGGTCGTTCGCCATCACATCGGCTTCGCCCCGGACTCCCCGCCCGCCTACGACGACCTTACCGTGGACCAGTTCCTCCGGTTCATCGGCGGTGCCTATGGACTTGATCACGGGGAAATCGAGGAGCGAATCGACTATTGGCTCGAGCAGCTTTGGCTCACCGAGAAACGCAAGAGCAAAATCCGCGAACTCTCCCGCGGCATGCGCCAGCGGGTCACGCTGGCCCGCACGTTTCTGTCCCGGCCGCACGTCATTCTGCTCGACGAACCCCTAGGCGGACTGGACCCGGCCGGTCGCATCCAGCTCCGTCGCGTACTGGCCATGCTTCGCGAACAAGGCTGCGCCATGGTGGTCTCGTCACACATTCTCTCCGACCTGGAGGAGATCGCCTCTCACATCGCTATTCTCGAGCACGGCAAGATACTTCGTTGGGCGACGGCCGAAGCGATCCGGCAGGATGAGTCCCAGCGCCGTCCTTACCGGGTCGAGCTGGCGGGCAGCGCCGCCGACTGGGCACCGCGGATCGCCGAGCTCGCCGGCGTGGGAACGGTCAATCCCGACGGGCGCGTGGTGATCATCGAATACGCCGACGGCGACGAAGCGGCCACGGAACTGCTTCAATCGTTGATGCAGATCAAAGCGCCGGTGTGTTCGTTTTCTCCCATCCGCGCCAGCCTGGAAGAGCTCTACCTTCGGGCGGGCGTGAAACAGGTAGACTGACATGCGCGAACGACTCCAACTTCCGACGCCCCTGTGGACGCTGCATTACAATCTGCTCGGTGGGCACCGCCGCACCTTGCAGTTTTGCACGATCTATATCATGACCGCCGTGGCCATTTGGAGCCTCTTTCGCCATTCGCTTCGGGACATACCACCGGCCGAATTCGCCGACGGCGCCCTCCGCTTCCTCGCGGCGGTCCAACTTGCCCTTTTGATCCTGGGCGGCTGCGGCGCCCTGCACCGCGCGATGCTGCGGGATTACGAATCCAAGATGATCGAGAGCCACCGCCTGACGCCGCTTTCCAACGTCACGATTATTCTCGGCTATTTGTTCGGCCCGACAATCCAGATGCTCAGCTTCTTTACCATAAACGTCTTCATCGGGCTGGCGCTTTGCGCGATCGCAGGCGCGGCCCCCGACCTTTGGATTCTGGGCAATGTTCTGGCACTCCTGTGCGCCGTCATGGTCTGGACACTCGCCGTATTCTTCGGTATCCGCCTCGCCAAACCTACCAATCCCATCGCCATCGTCGCGATCGGCTCTTCGCTGGCCGCCCCAATGTGGGGCGTTCCGGGACTCGGCCTCTTCAGCGGAGTATACGTGGGATTCACTGCGTACTCCGCGATGACCGGATCGCTGACCTTTACGCCCGCGGTCGTCTCCGGAATCATCTTTGCAACCCTCGTTCTCACAGTATTCTGGCTGCTCGCCGGAGCCGCGCGCTACCGCCGTCCCGATCTCCCCGCGCTCGCCGGTGTTCGTGGTTTGACCCTCTTGTCTCTTTGGCTGGTCTTCGCCTTCGGGGGACAGGCGGCCCTGATGGCCCAGCAGGCGTCGCGAATCCCCGCCCTCCGGACACAGGAAGAGATTGTCCTGCCCTGGATCGCCCTCTTGATCGCAAGCATATTGCTTGCGCTCCCGGCCGTAAGCGGCTCAGTCGCTTGCGCGTTTCATCGTGTTCGCGGGACACCGCTGCGCGACTGGTCG
The window above is part of the Phycisphaerae bacterium genome. Proteins encoded here:
- a CDS encoding ABC transporter ATP-binding protein; this translates as MSSILRADRVRVEFGRLVALADLSFELEGGQLLGLIGPNGAGKTTLLRVIAGLQVPTRGMAYVLEHPVLGEHEVVRHHIGFAPDSPPAYDDLTVDQFLRFIGGAYGLDHGEIEERIDYWLEQLWLTEKRKSKIRELSRGMRQRVTLARTFLSRPHVILLDEPLGGLDPAGRIQLRRVLAMLREQGCAMVVSSHILSDLEEIASHIAILEHGKILRWATAEAIRQDESQRRPYRVELAGSAADWAPRIAELAGVGTVNPDGRVVIIEYADGDEAATELLQSLMQIKAPVCSFSPIRASLEELYLRAGVKQVD